A stretch of DNA from Mauremys reevesii isolate NIE-2019 unplaced genomic scaffold, ASM1616193v1 Contig94, whole genome shotgun sequence:
AGCAGAACCACacagagaggtggggcagtcggcctcggaccatGTACGGTGCCCCTAAACAcatctgtgccccccccccccatttccacccaggctgggaggtaaaactttTGAACTTTGGGGCTGCactggggtgttggacttttgggactttgggtgattttttgggttgctggaggggaaaaggacactgccaaacttacttgggggtgggtcttttgctcatggtttgtgttatgaatcctgtttgtggtgtttccccaacataatgccgcattgtttccctcctttattaaaaggactttgctacactcggactgtgcttgcgagaggggaagtattgcctcctagaggcacccgggggggagggggggtatgtaattgtcccaggtcacaggtcgctcaagccggttttgcattgcattattgaaacggaacccctggatgctgaacccggcccttgttgctgccaactcagacaggcAGAAAGGTCacatgaatttaaaaaatatagtggGGAAGTGATTCTATGACTGAATCAGGGTTTTGGGGGTGTTGTAATGGATGTAGGGACATACAtactaaaccaaaacaaaaagagTGGCCACCCACTGATAGTAAACCTACCCCTATCTATCATTACACGTCATGCAGGCATTTGACCTTGAAGATACATTTCTTTGCAACAATCTGTTGCCATAAATCTCCTCATGAGCAGTTctcaggaggaggaaggggcctgagccagggcttgtttatgtagctgggagggagggggagaacatttcttttaccttctctCACACAGATGGCATTTATTTGACAGCTACATTTCTCCTGCAGCTGCATCCTTATCAATCCTTACAAGCAACAGGGAAGGGAAGAATATAGCAACTTACGTATTAAACAAAGAAATACTGCCTACTCCAGTTTGTTCCTCACGGCAGCCCAGCCTTggctctcttccccaccccgACCTGCACTGTGCACTTGCAGCGCTTTCCTGTAGCCGAGGACTTTcaaaacccctgtcccagccaggCTCAGCCTGAGGCTGACGCCCGAGAGTGCATCAGTGACACCGGCTCTCACAGGTTTGGTGGTATTAGATTAGCTTTTTGCTTTTATTATTCTGTATGCAGTGAGGCCTATTTGAAGCATTatgagtttttgttttgttttgttttttaaagttgaaCATGGAAAAGCCGCATTGCCTGAGCTGTAACAAAACAAGGCCCCACTTAGGGATATTTTATAGAAGTTTAGTGAATTAAAAAGTCTTTAGAGACTAGCCTGTCCTTTTcaaaatagtgtttttaaagtacCAAAACAGCAACAGGGTAAGAATTTGAAAACTGGCAATGGATGGGGAGTTTAcagatgtgtttttttaaatcaaaaccgAGGacaaacaaatttttaaaaactccacagccccaGAGGTCAGGCCATGGGGATAAGAAAGCTGTCCTGAGTTTTAGGGGGAACGTTGATAACTCTTTTAGTGAAACAGATTTGTAGACAGCCATTCTGTGCTCATTGTTATGCTTTAGCACGGGCAAGTGTTTGTCATTCGGAAGCACTTTCCCAATTTCCGAGGTATTATCTCCCCCATCCTACGGCCTCTcagaaatattaacaaaaacaaacttaaaGATACTTTGTAGCAGGGCCTGCAAAGCAAAAATTACAATTTCGTTCATCATTATCTTGGCTAAGCCCCTAgagaatatatttttgttttgtttttataaaacacttttatgCAAACGTTAAccctagttcaggggtcggcaacctttcagaagtggtgtgccgagtcttcatttagtcactctaatttaaggtttcgtgtgccggtaatacatgttaacatttttagaaggcctctttctgtaagtctataatatataaccaaactattgttgtatgtaaagtaaataaggtttttaaaatgtttaagaagcttcatttaaaattaaattaaaatgcagagccccccggaccggtggccaggacccgggcagtgtgagtgccactgaaaatcagctcacgtgccgtcttcggcacacgtgccataggttgcctatccctgctatAAATTCTGTAcagcattaaataatatgaaccAGTAGACGAGAGACCTGAGACCCTGTTGAAATCAGAGGGGGCGTGATTAAGTCCGAATGCGGAGGGCCTGGGGTGGGAAATGAAAAGGTCCAGCCGAAGCAGAAGACGGTTTGATTTAAGAGGGTTCTGGGGCGGCTTTGCGATGCTCCAGGTGCCCCAACAGCCTGTATCCCTCGTGCACAAGCGCCAGGGCTGGGCGGGCCTTGGTTAGAGGAACAGGCCTCTTGTTGTTGACAAACTGTAACCTAACTGCACGGATACCGCGGGGGCAACCTACGTCCTTTCTGATGAACCCCCAACCCCTTGAACTCCCATGAACTGCTTTTGCTTTCCTGTAAATCAGATGTTCCCAGGAAGCTGGGGGTCCGGTCAAAATCggtccccacccccatggggcagCTCCAGCTGGGTTTATAACCCGCTGCCTCAATGCCAGGGGCTGTCTGCTCCGCTGGCTGGAACCTGAGCTGGGCCGTCCCGACCCAGAGCTCCCGTGGGGCAGGATGATGggggggctctgctcccagctggccgcgctgctcctgctgctgctgctgccgtctCCAGCACATGGTAAGAGAGACCGAGGGTTGGAGAGATGCAGAGCCCCGGGGAACAGACCAGAGGGGGTGACCCTGCAGCCTACAGGGGGAATAGACTGGGGGGGACGATCCTGCCCCAGTGGCCTGGCTCTGGCTCTTTGCCAGGGTCTGGGTTCAACAGTTAGTGGCTCTGGGGGGAGGTGAGCAAAACAGATCCTGTGTAGTGAGGGGCACAAATGATTGTGCTGCTTCCCAGCTCTGCGGTGCATGAAGGGACCcaccctgatcccacccccaAGCGCCAGGGGCCGGCatgacccctccagcccctctgacTCATTCCCACGGGAGTCACTGCCCCCCTGCCAGCTGCTGCGCccaaaccctccctgcccccaggcttgGTGGGTACAGGGAGGATGTGTGGGCCACGGAgagctgagagcagcccctgctcagctCATATCAGCGTTCCCTCTGAAACCTACTGACGCACGGTAGCCAAATAGGGCTTGGGGTGGTGTATGGGGATTATGGGAGGAGCCATGGGACAGTGCTTTCCCCAGCCTCCCACCCTCAATGGACCCTAATGCTGATCCTCCCCTAAGGCCCCGACTTGTAATGTCTCCCCAACATTTCCGTTCGCTCCACAGGTGCTGAGGAGAGTCAAGACCAGCCAGGTaaagagtcaggactcctgggttctattgtctgctctgggagggcagtggggtccagtggttagagcaagggggggggcgctgggagccaggactcctgggttctctccctggttctgggaggagagtggggtctactGGGTCacagtgggatggggtggggttgggagccaggactcctgggttctatacctGGTTATGGACAGGAGACGTGTGTTTTGTGCTGTGTTAACATGGCTTCCTGGTTTGTGCAGTGTTCAGCCGTATCATAGGGGGGCAGGATGCACAGGAGGGTATATGGCCCTGGCAGGTCAGTGTGCAGCAATATGACAACAAGCGTGAATACTACCACATCTGTGGAGGATCCCTCATCTCAGCCCAGTGGGTGGTGTCAGCTGCTCACTGCTTCGATCTGTGAGTAACTGAGGGAGAGGGTGGGTCCCAGGTTCCCCTTACTTGGCTTCAGAGACACCATTGACATCCCGCTCTTGGGGAAGTCCGCCATCCCCATGGTACGGTGCGGCtgttcccctgctgccccaccccagaggtggccgcatctcagtgcCAGAGGAGCCAGTGCTTTGCTGTGCAGCTGCTCCCCAGACACTGTGCCGCAGAATTGGCTGCATTCCTGCCTAGGTTCATAGtatatccctccccaccccccgccactgGGTTTTCCTGGACATCTCTTCTTTTTTGATCTCCTGCTCTCTGTCCGGGTGGATTTTTCAAAGAAGAGGCTTTTTGTGGAGCGGAcattgcagctcagaaagagctgTCTCCGTTCCCCGATtggtccctcccctgcatccGCGGCTGCCAGATCCAGCCCACCGTGGCCTGGCCAGCTGGCCAGGTAAGCGGAGCTGAGAGATGCTGATGAGCTGGAGCTGCCCTCCACCTCGAGAGTGAGGCCACGGGTACCCCCGCCAGCACCCTGAAATACTGCCTCATAGTACACCCCCCCTTCCGGTACCCCCAGCTGTGCCATCCCTCCGCCTCCCGCCTCCCCCGGCTGGGTCCTCTTCTGGGGAACTTGAAATCTGGTAACCCTAGGTGCGTtgtccccactcccccagctctACCCCTGTCTCTGCCTATCGCATGAACCTGGGGGAGCACCAGctctccaacccctcccccacccggatCTCGTCCCCCGTGCGTCGCATCGTCAGGCACCCTGACTACAAGGAGAACACGGGAGTCGCCGACGTCGCCCTGGTGCAGCTGACAGAACCTGTCGCCTTCACGGACACCATCCGCCCCGTCTCCCTGCCGGGCCCCTCCACCCAGTTCCCAGCCGgggaaaagtgctgggtcacggGCTGGGGCCTCATTGGATGGGGGTGTAAAGgtgagggggggatgggaatGTGATGGGTCTAATGGGTGATTGGGGGGGCTGGTATTCAGCCCCTATCCCAAGGGCTGGCTAATGCCTCCAGAGTCTGAGAGCCCTTCCCCGGAGCTCTGAACACACAGGGGTGTGTAGCCACAAGAGGGAAaccgtgcgtgcacacacacacacacacacacacacacacacacagagctgcgatcccctccagcagggggcagcactgcacacacacacacacacacacacacacacactgccttgatcccctcctgcactgtacacacacactgccccagtcctctccagcagggggccgcactacacacacacacacacacacacacacacacacaaagactcTCCCCTGTGACGTTTATGTGCACTGTGAGTTGCAGCTCCTAGAAGGTGGCGTTGCTcacaggctcggccagtccattGAACTGGGAGAGATTTTCCCCAGCCCGTCCCCGTCCTTTCCAGCTCCCCCATCCTCTCAGTGGCTCCATCCCCGGCTCTCTCATTCCAGATACGCTTCCGACGCCCCGGACGCTTCAGGAGTTGCGGGTTCCTCTCGTCGACTCGTCAACCTGCAGAGAACACTTTCGGGACTGCAAACGTCCCATCCAAGAGGACATGCTGTGCGCTGGGTCTGAAGTCAATCGCGATAGCTGCAAGGTGAGCTGCTTGGCTTAGGGGGGCAGCACTTTAGGGAACAGAGCCATTGGATCCAAGATGACATgctgtgtgctggggccaggggtgaCCCTAATGGCCCCTGCAAGGTGAGCTGCTTGGCTTAGgggggcagcactggggctgcTTGAAATTATCTGGCCCATTGTTCTGTTTGCGAACATTggcccttcctcccctgctctcAAACAAGGCCCAGGTGGGTGATGTTTTAATTTGATCTTCCGCCGCGTCTCATTG
This window harbors:
- the LOC120395103 gene encoding serine protease 27-like; its protein translation is MMGGLCSQLAALLLLLLLPSPAHGAEESQDQPVFSRIIGGQDAQEGIWPWQVSVQQYDNKREYYHICGGSLISAQWVVSAAHCFDLSTPVSAYRMNLGEHQLSNPSPTRISSPVRRIVRHPDYKENTGVADVALVQLTEPVAFTDTIRPVSLPGPSTQFPAGEKCWVTGWGLIGWGCKDTLPTPRTLQELRVPLVDSSTCREHFRDCKRPIQEDMLCAGSEVNRDSCKGDSGGPLVCPRNGNFILAGLVSWGIKCTQSTPVPPGVYVRVPVYVNWIQNVTGGAGLSIVSPAVLSAGTTPPGPLSNGLICSCLALALLLAGLLLTAL